One window from the genome of Streptomyces sp. NBC_00708 encodes:
- a CDS encoding ABC transporter permease — MVAFLRLALRRVAMMPVMILGIALLVFVVLQFSPADPAFNALGESATPEARAAFADANGLNDPLPVRYFHFLGQLLHLDLGMTVPPSQPVADRITAAFPLTLQLTVLGLIIAIVLAVVAGVLGAMYRDRWPDQLFRVLSMAGVAIPSFWLGVLLIQQFALNSPVFPTGGYTNPADSFGGWLRSMALPALSLAVPVAASLARLVRTSMVAELDRDYVRTARGNGLPVLLVIRSVLRNALVTPLTVLGVKVGYLLSGAVVIEAIFDLPGMGKLILEGVTGGDVALVQGTVLTIAIAFLVVNVIVDLLYLLVNPRIRTV, encoded by the coding sequence ATGGTTGCTTTTCTCCGGCTCGCGCTGCGCCGCGTCGCGATGATGCCGGTGATGATCCTCGGCATCGCGCTGCTCGTCTTCGTGGTGCTGCAGTTCTCGCCGGCCGACCCGGCCTTCAACGCGCTCGGGGAGAGCGCCACCCCCGAGGCCCGTGCGGCCTTCGCCGACGCCAACGGCCTCAACGACCCGTTGCCCGTACGCTACTTCCACTTCCTGGGCCAACTGCTCCACCTCGACCTCGGCATGACGGTCCCGCCCAGCCAGCCCGTCGCGGACCGCATCACCGCCGCGTTCCCGCTCACCCTCCAGCTGACGGTCCTCGGCCTGATCATCGCGATCGTCCTCGCGGTCGTGGCCGGGGTCCTCGGCGCGATGTACCGCGACCGCTGGCCCGACCAGCTCTTCCGGGTGCTCTCCATGGCCGGGGTCGCCATCCCCTCCTTCTGGCTCGGCGTCCTGCTCATCCAGCAGTTCGCGCTCAACTCCCCGGTCTTCCCGACCGGCGGCTACACCAACCCCGCCGACTCCTTCGGCGGCTGGCTGCGCAGCATGGCCCTGCCCGCTCTCTCGCTCGCCGTACCCGTCGCCGCGTCCCTCGCCCGGCTTGTACGGACCTCGATGGTCGCCGAACTCGACCGCGACTACGTCCGCACGGCACGCGGCAACGGCCTGCCCGTCCTCCTGGTGATCCGCTCGGTGCTGCGCAACGCGCTCGTCACCCCGCTCACCGTGCTCGGCGTCAAGGTCGGCTACCTGCTCAGCGGCGCCGTCGTCATCGAAGCGATCTTCGACCTGCCCGGCATGGGCAAGCTCATCCTCGAAGGTGTCACGGGCGGCGACGTCGCCCTGGTCCAGGGCACCGTACTGACCATCGCCATCGCGTTCCTGGTGGTCAACGTCATCGTCGACCTGCTCTACCTGCTGGTCAACCCGCGCATCAGGACGGTCTGA
- a CDS encoding GDSL-type esterase/lipase family protein, with protein sequence MRRRSMLFAAGAAALSTQLGGRAFAAASGSGPLLDHTTPVDLDGSEYVDLSNRAGALAPLTAGTIVVTFRTTSHNQAMTLISASDPTAPSSNVTLDLSGGALQFSVREKGAVLVNVMTRTRYDDGRSHTVAVTVDASGTRLHAGGRTVFETAAHPFFGSVSGLTSLSLGRNTDSDHPGGEWFCTGTIERAAVWDRVLGESELVAQCPDPDLADLGRLSVILNSGTPATWVVTGDSITHGALHTHGWRSYPEHWTERVRWELGKPKNRDFVIDSGVSGATSAELVSQFAQRVTAFSPHVVSVMIGTNDIATSGLGLDAYRANLISLVRAVRALPGSPVPVLQAPNPVDPATWPGRVGLSAYARVMGEVAAEENTVFVDHYNDWLTGNGGQVPLSLLSDGLHPNERGHHRIALKMIKDLRIFEPDSQVCSLRIP encoded by the coding sequence GTGCGCAGACGATCCATGCTTTTCGCCGCGGGCGCGGCAGCGCTGAGCACCCAGCTCGGCGGGCGCGCCTTCGCCGCCGCTTCGGGCAGCGGCCCGCTCCTGGACCACACCACCCCGGTGGACCTGGACGGCAGCGAGTACGTCGACCTGTCGAACCGGGCCGGCGCACTCGCCCCGCTCACCGCGGGCACCATCGTCGTCACCTTCCGCACCACGAGCCACAACCAGGCGATGACCCTGATCAGCGCCTCGGACCCGACGGCCCCCTCCTCGAACGTCACGCTCGACCTGAGCGGCGGCGCCCTGCAGTTCTCCGTACGCGAGAAGGGCGCCGTCCTGGTGAATGTCATGACCAGGACACGTTATGACGACGGCCGGAGCCACACCGTCGCCGTGACCGTCGACGCCTCGGGCACCCGGCTGCACGCCGGGGGCCGTACGGTCTTCGAGACCGCCGCGCACCCCTTCTTCGGCAGCGTCTCCGGCCTCACCTCGCTGTCGCTGGGCCGTAACACCGACAGCGACCACCCCGGCGGCGAGTGGTTCTGCACCGGCACCATCGAACGGGCCGCGGTCTGGGACCGGGTGCTCGGCGAGAGCGAACTCGTCGCGCAGTGCCCGGACCCCGACCTCGCGGACCTGGGCCGGCTCTCCGTCATCCTCAACAGCGGCACCCCCGCAACCTGGGTCGTCACCGGCGACAGCATCACGCACGGTGCCCTGCACACCCACGGCTGGCGCAGCTACCCGGAGCACTGGACCGAGCGGGTCCGCTGGGAGCTGGGCAAGCCCAAGAACCGGGACTTCGTGATCGACTCCGGGGTGAGCGGCGCGACCAGCGCGGAACTCGTCTCGCAGTTCGCCCAGCGGGTCACCGCGTTCTCGCCGCACGTCGTCTCGGTCATGATCGGCACCAACGACATCGCGACGTCCGGTCTCGGCCTCGACGCTTACCGGGCCAACCTCATCTCGCTCGTACGCGCGGTGCGCGCCCTGCCGGGCTCGCCGGTGCCGGTCCTCCAGGCGCCCAACCCGGTCGACCCGGCGACGTGGCCGGGACGGGTGGGGCTCTCGGCGTACGCGCGCGTCATGGGCGAGGTCGCGGCCGAGGAGAACACGGTCTTCGTCGACCACTACAACGACTGGCTGACCGGTAACGGCGGCCAGGTCCCCCTGTCCCTGCTCAGCGACGGGCTCCACCCCAATGAGCGGGGCCACCACCGCATCGCCCTGAAAATGATCAAGGACCTGCGGATCTTCGAGCCGGACAGCCAGGTCTGCTCCCTGCGGATCCCGTAG
- a CDS encoding GntR family transcriptional regulator: MSGTKPGRQLLRQEVVDGIKRYILEERLRPGDPLPTEPALCEALGASRSSVREAVKILNALDIVEVRHGHGTYVGRLSLSALVESLTFRGLLSPDDDFQVMADLVDVRELFERGMADRIVSQLSTEQLDALDGLVATMRETGAQEGHGFVDADRAFHALLVAPLGNELIGQLSMAFWDVYTIVAPHLDGFTQADETETITAHQNIVNAARAGDIAGFLKALGEHYAPVRRRIAEARARG; the protein is encoded by the coding sequence ATGTCCGGAACGAAACCCGGCCGGCAGCTGCTCCGGCAGGAAGTCGTCGACGGCATCAAGCGGTACATCCTCGAAGAACGGCTCCGCCCCGGGGACCCGCTGCCCACCGAGCCCGCCCTGTGCGAGGCGCTCGGCGCCAGCCGCTCCAGCGTCCGCGAGGCCGTCAAGATCCTCAACGCGCTGGACATCGTCGAGGTCCGCCACGGACACGGCACCTACGTCGGCCGGCTGAGCCTGTCCGCGCTCGTGGAGAGCCTGACCTTCCGGGGCCTGCTCTCCCCCGACGACGACTTCCAGGTCATGGCCGACCTGGTCGACGTGCGCGAGCTCTTCGAGCGCGGGATGGCCGACCGGATCGTCTCGCAGCTCAGTACGGAGCAACTGGACGCGCTGGACGGCCTGGTGGCCACCATGCGCGAGACGGGCGCCCAGGAGGGGCACGGCTTCGTCGACGCGGACCGCGCCTTCCACGCCCTGCTCGTGGCCCCGCTGGGCAACGAGCTGATCGGCCAGCTCTCGATGGCCTTCTGGGACGTGTACACGATCGTCGCGCCGCACCTGGACGGCTTCACACAGGCCGACGAGACGGAGACGATCACCGCCCACCAGAACATCGTGAACGCCGCGCGGGCCGGTGACATCGCCGGTTTCCTGAAGGCGCTCGGCGAGCACTACGCGCCCGTGCGCCGCCGGATCGCCGAGGCCCGCGCCCGGGGCTGA
- a CDS encoding exo-alpha-sialidase, whose translation MQRTVPVALLGAALLVVATTGTAQAASPAPGTLTSQDLTVDGVGSPHYRIPALTTSDKGTLLAAYDARPTLGDLPSNIGIVLRRSTDGGTTWQAQQVVRKDAAPQGYGDPSLLVDRTTGRIFLFYAAGENQGFFGSATGNDESDPDVLQADYSYSDDDGLTWTHRRITKQIKNPAWGGMFAASGEGIQLRNGAHRGRLIQQYAIRNNGANYAVSAYSDDHGETWHMGTPVGPGGDENKTVELNDGTVMLNNRSAPYRTVAYSTDGGVTYTPFVQDTQLPDPANNGSIMRYAPDAPASNPQSSWLLFSNTEATSRKNLTVKMSCDNGKTWPIKKVVDAGAAAYSTLTRLPSGRLGLLYERGNYEHITYSSFDLQWLGGTCADITITPPATLKAGTSTEITVRVVNRMDVRRDAGTVDLTVPAGWTTKQVAFPATRPGEGANVKVPVTIPAGASGDVKLTATFRTGGKTAAGSRTVTVTP comes from the coding sequence ATGCAGCGAACCGTCCCTGTCGCCCTGCTCGGCGCCGCCCTCCTGGTGGTCGCCACGACCGGTACCGCGCAGGCCGCGTCACCCGCCCCCGGCACGCTCACGTCCCAGGACCTGACCGTCGACGGAGTCGGCTCCCCCCACTACCGCATCCCCGCCCTGACCACGTCGGACAAGGGCACCCTGCTCGCCGCGTACGACGCCCGGCCCACCCTGGGCGACCTGCCGTCCAACATCGGCATCGTGCTGCGGCGCAGCACCGACGGCGGCACGACCTGGCAGGCGCAGCAGGTGGTCCGCAAGGACGCCGCCCCCCAGGGGTACGGGGACCCGAGCCTGCTCGTCGACCGGACCACCGGCCGGATCTTCCTGTTCTACGCGGCCGGTGAGAACCAGGGCTTCTTCGGCTCGGCCACCGGCAACGACGAGAGCGACCCGGACGTCCTCCAGGCGGACTACAGCTACTCCGACGACGACGGGCTCACCTGGACCCACCGCCGGATCACGAAGCAGATCAAGAACCCCGCCTGGGGCGGCATGTTCGCGGCGTCCGGCGAGGGCATCCAGCTGCGCAACGGCGCCCACAGGGGCCGGCTGATCCAGCAGTACGCCATCCGGAACAACGGGGCCAACTACGCGGTCAGCGCGTACAGCGACGACCACGGCGAGACCTGGCACATGGGCACCCCCGTCGGTCCCGGCGGCGACGAGAACAAGACCGTCGAGCTGAACGACGGCACGGTCATGCTCAACAACCGCTCGGCGCCGTACCGTACGGTCGCGTACTCGACCGACGGCGGGGTCACGTACACGCCGTTCGTCCAGGACACCCAGCTGCCCGACCCGGCGAACAACGGCTCGATCATGCGCTACGCCCCCGACGCGCCGGCCTCGAACCCGCAGTCGTCGTGGCTGCTGTTCAGCAACACCGAGGCCACCTCGCGCAAGAACCTCACGGTCAAGATGTCCTGCGACAACGGGAAGACCTGGCCGATCAAGAAGGTCGTCGACGCGGGCGCCGCCGCGTACTCGACGCTGACCCGGCTGCCGAGCGGCCGGCTCGGCCTGCTGTACGAGCGCGGGAACTACGAGCACATCACGTACTCCTCGTTCGACCTGCAGTGGCTCGGAGGCACGTGTGCGGACATCACGATCACGCCGCCGGCCACGCTGAAGGCGGGGACGAGCACGGAGATCACCGTACGGGTCGTCAACAGGATGGACGTCAGGCGCGACGCGGGCACGGTCGATCTGACGGTCCCCGCCGGCTGGACGACGAAGCAGGTGGCGTTCCCCGCGACGCGTCCGGGCGAGGGCGCCAACGTCAAGGTGCCGGTGACGATCCCGGCCGGTGCCTCCGGTGACGTGAAGCTGACCGCGACCTTCCGGACGGGCGGGAAGACCGCGGCGGGCAGCCGGACGGTGACCGTCACGCCGTAA
- a CDS encoding acetylxylan esterase produces the protein MPLTDLSLDECRVYLPPLPVPADFDAFWSRTLDEARSTASGKPVFAEVETGLTQVRTYDVTVPGFAGQPVRGWLRMPAGAAGPLGCVVEFLGYGRGRGLAHENLLWASAGYAHLLMDTRGQGWSAAGGATADPDGGASGVVPGFLTRGIESPETSYYRRLFTDAVRCVDAVREHPEIDPDRIVVTGVSQGGGIALAVAGLVPGLAGVMPDVPFLCHVRRGAEIAGRPPYTEIAGYLALHRDRTESVFATLAYVDAALHATRATAPALFSIAMMDDICPPSTCFTAYNGYAGPKDVRVYPFNGHEGGAEYQQREQLAWVASLFAGLPSGQAGHS, from the coding sequence ATGCCGTTGACGGACCTCTCGCTCGACGAGTGCCGCGTGTACCTGCCGCCGCTGCCCGTTCCCGCGGACTTCGACGCCTTCTGGTCGCGGACCCTGGACGAGGCTCGCTCCACCGCATCCGGCAAGCCGGTGTTCGCCGAGGTGGAGACCGGGCTCACCCAGGTCCGCACCTACGACGTGACCGTCCCCGGGTTCGCCGGACAGCCGGTGCGCGGCTGGCTGCGGATGCCCGCCGGGGCGGCCGGCCCCCTCGGCTGCGTGGTGGAGTTCCTGGGCTACGGACGCGGCAGGGGGCTGGCCCACGAGAACCTGCTGTGGGCCTCGGCCGGTTACGCCCACCTGCTGATGGACACCCGCGGCCAGGGCTGGTCGGCGGCCGGCGGCGCCACCGCCGATCCGGACGGCGGCGCGTCGGGCGTGGTGCCCGGCTTCCTGACCCGGGGCATCGAGAGCCCCGAAACCTCCTACTACCGGCGGCTTTTCACCGACGCGGTGCGCTGTGTGGACGCGGTGCGCGAGCACCCGGAGATCGACCCGGACCGCATCGTGGTGACCGGGGTCAGCCAGGGCGGCGGCATCGCCCTGGCGGTCGCCGGACTCGTGCCGGGGCTCGCCGGGGTCATGCCGGACGTGCCGTTCCTGTGCCATGTGCGCCGGGGGGCCGAGATCGCGGGCCGGCCGCCGTACACCGAGATCGCCGGCTATCTCGCGCTGCACCGCGACCGCACCGAGTCGGTGTTCGCCACCCTCGCGTACGTCGACGCCGCACTGCACGCCACCCGGGCGACGGCCCCCGCGCTGTTCTCCATCGCGATGATGGACGACATCTGCCCGCCCTCCACCTGCTTCACCGCCTACAACGGATACGCCGGGCCCAAGGACGTACGGGTCTATCCGTTCAACGGGCACGAGGGCGGGGCGGAATATCAGCAGCGGGAGCAACTGGCCTGGGTGGCCTCCCTGTTCGCAGGCCTGCCATCGGGGCAGGCCGGCCACTCCTGA
- a CDS encoding ABC transporter substrate-binding protein, translating to MPELRAAGVERRTFLRYTSAVGAAAAITAGLSACGGPSSTANGSTDKGSGSDLIEAGLSYPLSTGFDPMITSGATPYAANMHIFEGLVDLDPATLVARPALATGMPEKINATTYRATLRKGATFHDGSAVTADDVVFSFERILDPKNASLMAQFVPFIDTVKAVDAGTVEFKLKYPFALFPSRIAVARIVPKKIVEPDPKAFDAKPVGSGPYKFVSATREDKIVFEAYGQYNGAHPAKAKKMVWRLMSDQSARVSAMESGRVQAIEDVPYIDVKRLSGSARTESVQSFGLLFLMFNTADKRFADKRVRQALHYALDTDKIISTAMVGNASAATGYVPATHPDYHKAATVYTHDVAKAKKLLDEAGVKGLSFTVLTTDTGWVKDIAPLLKESWEAAGVKVTLNIAQSPAQYAKIDKGDFEVLVAPGDPSVFGNDADLLLRWFYYGFWPESRYGWGRSAAYKKVKQTLDKAAQAADEAKRKELWGQVTDLVADEAALYPILHRKLPTAWNEKALPGFKPLPTTGLSFLDVSRG from the coding sequence GTGCCCGAGCTGAGAGCAGCCGGTGTCGAGCGCCGCACCTTCCTGCGTTACACCAGTGCCGTCGGTGCCGCGGCCGCCATCACGGCCGGCCTGTCCGCGTGCGGCGGTCCGTCCTCGACCGCCAACGGCTCGACGGACAAGGGCAGCGGCAGCGACCTCATCGAGGCCGGCCTGTCCTACCCGCTGTCGACCGGCTTCGACCCGATGATCACCTCGGGCGCGACCCCCTACGCCGCCAATATGCACATCTTCGAGGGCCTGGTGGATCTCGATCCGGCAACGCTCGTGGCACGGCCCGCTCTCGCCACCGGGATGCCGGAGAAGATCAACGCCACCACCTACCGCGCCACGCTCCGCAAGGGCGCGACCTTCCACGACGGATCGGCCGTCACCGCCGACGACGTGGTCTTCAGCTTCGAACGCATCCTGGACCCGAAGAACGCCTCCCTGATGGCACAGTTCGTGCCCTTCATCGACACCGTCAAGGCCGTCGACGCGGGCACGGTCGAGTTCAAGCTGAAGTACCCCTTCGCGCTGTTCCCGTCCCGCATCGCCGTCGCCCGGATCGTGCCGAAGAAGATCGTCGAGCCCGACCCCAAGGCCTTCGACGCCAAGCCCGTCGGCTCGGGCCCGTACAAGTTCGTCTCCGCCACCCGCGAGGACAAGATCGTCTTCGAGGCGTACGGCCAGTACAACGGCGCCCACCCCGCCAAGGCGAAGAAGATGGTCTGGCGCCTGATGTCCGACCAGTCGGCCCGCGTCAGCGCCATGGAGTCGGGCCGCGTCCAGGCCATCGAGGACGTCCCCTACATCGACGTCAAGCGCCTCTCGGGCTCCGCCAGGACCGAGTCCGTGCAGTCCTTCGGCCTGCTCTTCCTGATGTTCAACACCGCCGACAAGCGGTTCGCCGACAAGCGGGTGCGCCAGGCCCTGCACTACGCCCTGGACACCGACAAGATCATCTCCACCGCCATGGTCGGCAACGCCTCGGCCGCCACCGGCTACGTGCCCGCCACGCACCCCGACTACCACAAGGCCGCCACCGTCTACACGCACGACGTGGCCAAGGCGAAGAAGCTCCTCGACGAGGCCGGCGTCAAGGGCCTCTCCTTCACCGTCCTGACCACCGACACCGGCTGGGTCAAGGACATCGCCCCGCTGCTCAAGGAGAGCTGGGAGGCCGCGGGCGTCAAGGTCACGCTCAACATCGCCCAGTCCCCGGCCCAGTACGCCAAGATCGACAAGGGCGACTTCGAGGTCCTCGTCGCTCCCGGCGACCCCTCGGTCTTCGGCAACGACGCCGACCTGCTGCTGCGCTGGTTCTACTACGGCTTCTGGCCCGAGAGCCGTTACGGCTGGGGCAGGTCCGCCGCGTACAAGAAGGTGAAGCAGACCCTCGACAAGGCCGCCCAGGCCGCCGACGAGGCCAAGCGCAAGGAGCTGTGGGGCCAGGTCACCGACCTCGTCGCCGACGAGGCCGCCCTCTACCCGATCCTGCACCGCAAGCTTCCCACCGCCTGGAACGAGAAGGCGCTCCCCGGCTTCAAGCCGCTGCCCACCACGGGCCTGTCCTTCCTGGACGTCAGCCGCGGCTGA